CAAGGGCGCAGGACGCCGCCACCAATATGAAGATCACGGCTCAAGATCTTTTGCGATTCGGGATCATCGATACGATCGTCCCAGAGCCTTTGGGCGGCGCCCATCGCGATCGCACCGCCATCATCGCGGCCACTGGAGCGGCGATTGCGTCTGCTTTGGAAGGTCTCGGCAATATGTCGCGACAGGCGCTGCGCGATGCCCGCGCCGATAAATTCCTGGCGATGGGCCGCAAACTTTAGAGCGATGCCCTTGGTTGGTGTGACACCGGATATATCCGGTGTCTAAAATATCGGGAAACGCTCTAGGCGGCCGGCCCGGCGCCGTTCTCAATATTTGGCAACGACCGGCAACAGCATTCCCACATCGAAACGATAGGCGAGACCGATGGTGGCGGTGAAGCCTTCGTGTGTGACGTTGATCGGCGTCGAAACGCCGCCGAGCACGGGCTGATAGAGTTCCTTGCCGAGATTGAAATAGCTGGTCTCGGCGCGCACCGACCAATTCGGCGTGAGCCCGAATTCCGTGCCCGCACCGATGGTCCAGCCCGCTCCGAGCTTTGAAGCGCTTGTGCCGGGACAACCGGCGACTCCGCCGATGAGATTGGGCGTCGCCTGCGCATCGGTGTTGCAGGAGAGTTTCGTCGTGAAATCGGCGAGCGCCAGACCCGCCTTGCCATAAGTCAGGACCCGATCGCCCCAAAAAGTATAGCCAACTCGGCCCGTCGCGGTGGCGAGCCAATCCGCTTGATTCTCACAGCTGAGATAGGCGCTGGCGGGGCAGCCTGCCGTGCCATTCGCATTGGTCCACCCCATATCGGCGCCGGCGCCGACAACCCATTTGCCGATCTGGTAATCATAACCGATCAGACCGCCAGGGAGGATTCCCGCAAAGCGCGGGTTCGTGCCGGCGCCCGTCCCAACGAAATTCCAGTTCGAATAGCCCCAATCCGCGCCAAGCGTGGCGCCGATGCGAAGACCGGTCCAATTATAGGGCGACACAGGTTCCGCCGGCCCCTTGGTGACCAGCCGCTGCGTTTCCGGCTCGAAAAGGTAGCGTATACCGGCGTTTAGGTTCCAGCCTTGGATGTAGTCGCCGGTACGATAATCGGCACTGACGAAGCTGAGCCAGCCCGTGTTCTTGATCTGCCCGGTGATGCCGACACCAAACTCACCATAATTGCCAATGCCCGTCGTCGTCAGACTGCCCCGGACCGCGTTCGCCGGCAGAAAGGTGCCGTTGAGGGTCACCGGCGTATTGCCGAAGGTCACGTTCCCTTCGCCTTCGAATTCACGAAAAAAGCTCGCGGTACCGAAAGGCTGCAGAATCATATAGCCGGCGTCGACGGTGGTTCCGACGCGAAGGCTGAGCCGCCCGATCGCGTTATAGATATTGTTGATCGAGACCTGCCCCGGCAAGGCCGTGCCGGTTCCAAGCACCGAAGTCCCGGCCGTGTTAAACGGCGCCACCGTCGTCTTCGACCAGATGAAGCCAGCGGAAGGCGTAACGAACCAATTGTTCTGAAATCCAAAATTATAGCCGACGTCACCATTGATGGCGGTCCCGCGAGCATCGAAATGCTGGTTGAAGAGACCGTTTTGCGGGTCGCTTGCGCCATTCTGGAAATACAGCCAGCGGATTTGGCCATCGAGAAACAGATTGCCCTTGGTCGCGGCGCCATAAGCACCGACGAACGGAATCTGCAGAACGTCATTGAACGATCCGCCAGCGGCATTGGCGGCGCCAGGGCGGGTCGTGTCCTGACCGGCGGCACCCAAATAGCCGAGCGTCGAACCGGCATGAAGATTCCAGCCGTTGAGATTTAAGTTGGTGACGTCAGTCCCAACCTGTGCGCCGCCGAAGGTCAGGTCGGTACTGGTCCGGCAGCTGACGCCGCCGGAAACCGGGGCGCCGAGATAGCTGTAATTCGACGTCGCCGTCCCTTTGGTCGTCTGTTCGCCGCCGATGCTGCGCGCCCAGACGCTGCCGCCCACCTCGTTAGGCTGCGGATTGGACGGACTGGCGATGAAGGCCGTCGACTGCGTCAAGAAAATCGTATTTTCGGCGTTGATCGCCGACAAAAGCGTGTTGACCGGAGCGCCCATCGCGAAAGGCGCGAGATTGGCCGCGGGCAAAGCGCCGCCCGGCACGCTCGACGTGCATTGCGCGCGCGCGCCCGTCGCGGCAAAAAGCGCAAGCGCCGCCGCCAAGACCCCGGCGAACCCGGTCTTGCCAATGTTGCAGGCCGACACCCCACCCATGACCATTCGGCCGGATTTGACTGCCGCCACGCAAACCGAACGCCGCATTCCCGCTCCCTTGGAGACACCAACATCCGAACTGATCGTCATCGTCCGCAATCTAGGAGGATGCGCTCAGGCGGGGAATCGATCTTTTGGCTTGCCATCGGTTCATGCGGCTTATTTGCGGCATTGTGCCATTTAGACCACAAGAGCCGGCCAGCCCCGCGCCCAGGCCTATAGCATCAAGATATTGAAAATATTAAATTAATTTTCCGTGATCCAATATAGCCGACAGCCAGAATCGTATCGCTCGGCGCGCATCGACCAAGTTCCGGAAACAGCAAAAGCGCCGG
The window above is part of the Methylovirgula sp. HY1 genome. Proteins encoded here:
- a CDS encoding autotransporter domain-containing protein, coding for MRRSVCVAAVKSGRMVMGGVSACNIGKTGFAGVLAAALALFAATGARAQCTSSVPGGALPAANLAPFAMGAPVNTLLSAINAENTIFLTQSTAFIASPSNPQPNEVGGSVWARSIGGEQTTKGTATSNYSYLGAPVSGGVSCRTSTDLTFGGAQVGTDVTNLNLNGWNLHAGSTLGYLGAAGQDTTRPGAANAAGGSFNDVLQIPFVGAYGAATKGNLFLDGQIRWLYFQNGASDPQNGLFNQHFDARGTAINGDVGYNFGFQNNWFVTPSAGFIWSKTTVAPFNTAGTSVLGTGTALPGQVSINNIYNAIGRLSLRVGTTVDAGYMILQPFGTASFFREFEGEGNVTFGNTPVTLNGTFLPANAVRGSLTTTGIGNYGEFGVGITGQIKNTGWLSFVSADYRTGDYIQGWNLNAGIRYLFEPETQRLVTKGPAEPVSPYNWTGLRIGATLGADWGYSNWNFVGTGAGTNPRFAGILPGGLIGYDYQIGKWVVGAGADMGWTNANGTAGCPASAYLSCENQADWLATATGRVGYTFWGDRVLTYGKAGLALADFTTKLSCNTDAQATPNLIGGVAGCPGTSASKLGAGWTIGAGTEFGLTPNWSVRAETSYFNLGKELYQPVLGGVSTPINVTHEGFTATIGLAYRFDVGMLLPVVAKY